A window of Calditrichota bacterium contains these coding sequences:
- a CDS encoding alcohol dehydrogenase catalytic domain-containing protein, translated as MKAARWFRRRDIRIENLPVPPVRPGYVRVKIAWAGVCGSDIHEFVEGPIFIPTEPHPLLKTMSPQTLGHEMSGIVDAIGEGVTSVSVGDHVAVSPLISCGECEWCQSGYPQLCEK; from the coding sequence ATGAAAGCGGCACGGTGGTTCAGACGACGGGATATTCGTATTGAAAACCTGCCCGTTCCTCCTGTGAGGCCGGGATATGTGCGGGTCAAAATTGCCTGGGCGGGGGTCTGTGGCTCGGATATTCACGAATTTGTGGAGGGGCCCATTTTTATTCCCACGGAGCCCCACCCATTGCTTAAAACCATGAGTCCCCAAACCCTGGGGCACGAGATGAGCGGAATTGTGGATGCGATTGGTGAAGGCGTTACGTCTGTATCCGTAGGGGATCATGTGGCGGTGTCGCCCCTGATTTCTTGCGGAGAATGCGAATGGTGTCAAAGCGGTTACCCCCAGCTTTGTGAGAAGT
- a CDS encoding DUF1893 domain-containing protein — protein MNTDLEMAGEILRKGGLSFVVVKDGQVLAKETGPSVQPLAKFLKEHSEEVKGASLADKVVGRAVAILSAFHGIKAVFALLMSEGAVKFLQSHEIHYEYQTRVPVILNMRGDGPCPIEKSLSLAETPEEGMQILRERGFVK, from the coding sequence ATGAATACGGATTTGGAAATGGCCGGAGAGATTCTGAGAAAAGGAGGATTATCTTTTGTTGTGGTAAAGGATGGACAGGTATTGGCAAAAGAAACAGGTCCGTCCGTTCAACCCCTGGCAAAATTTTTGAAAGAACATTCTGAAGAGGTAAAAGGTGCTTCGCTGGCGGATAAGGTTGTCGGGCGGGCGGTAGCCATTTTGTCGGCTTTTCATGGAATTAAGGCTGTTTTTGCATTACTTATGAGTGAAGGTGCAGTAAAATTTTTACAATCTCATGAAATTCATTATGAGTATCAAACGCGGGTCCCGGTCATTCTGAATATGCGGGGTGACGGTCCCTGTCCGATTGAAAAGAGCCTGAGTTTGGCAGAAACCCCCGAAGAAGGGATGCAGATTCTGCGGGAAAGGGGTTTTGTCAAATGA
- a CDS encoding type 1 glutamine amidotransferase — MDLPILVVRHHLEETLGSWEGLFIREGIPFTYRDVYRGEMLPGRLEAYSGVIVLGGFMGVYEQESYPFLADELRWLETVVKAEKPLVGICLGSQLIARVLGAGVYRGYAGPEIGWKPVTLTKEGQADPLFGGFPSRFIPVHWHGDTFDLPIGATLLASSEMYPHQAFRFGSKTLAVQFHVEATEKLIKFWLRESASRSDNEAGNEKAILNDTAAYLPELERLSEKLWANIETILFKSE, encoded by the coding sequence ATGGATTTACCTATTTTAGTTGTACGGCATCACTTGGAAGAAACCCTGGGGAGCTGGGAAGGCCTATTTATTCGTGAAGGAATTCCCTTTACCTACAGGGACGTCTACAGGGGCGAAATGCTGCCGGGACGGCTGGAAGCCTATTCCGGCGTAATCGTTCTGGGTGGATTTATGGGGGTTTACGAACAGGAGTCTTACCCATTTTTAGCCGATGAACTAAGATGGCTGGAAACGGTTGTCAAAGCCGAAAAACCCCTGGTCGGTATTTGTTTGGGCAGCCAGCTGATTGCGCGGGTTTTGGGCGCCGGGGTGTACAGGGGCTACGCCGGCCCGGAAATCGGATGGAAACCCGTAACACTAACCAAAGAGGGGCAGGCGGATCCGCTTTTTGGAGGGTTCCCCTCACGTTTTATTCCCGTGCATTGGCATGGCGATACGTTTGATCTGCCCATCGGTGCCACGCTATTGGCATCATCCGAAATGTACCCTCATCAGGCATTTCGCTTTGGAAGCAAGACGCTTGCCGTTCAATTTCATGTGGAAGCGACGGAAAAACTCATTAAATTTTGGTTAAGAGAAAGTGCGTCCCGGAGTGACAACGAGGCAGGAAATGAGAAAGCTATTTTAAACGATACGGCCGCGTATTTACCCGAATTGGAGCGGCTTTCGGAAAAGCTTTGGGCCAATATTGAAACTATCCTTTTCAAAAGCGAATAG
- a CDS encoding acyl-CoA dehydrogenase → MAKFQSVDFLGFDALLSEEEQLVRQTVRSWVDERVLPIIEDYYEQARFPMHLIPEMGELGLLGANLHGYGAAGLNNVAYGLAMQELERGDSGIRSFASVQGALVMYPIFSFGSDDQRKRYLPKLAKGELIGCYGLTEPDFGSNPGGMRTTAVDDGDSYVLNGTKMWITNGSIADVAVVWAKLNGKVAGFLVEKGTPGFETTLIKHKLSLRASVTSELIFDECRIPKRNRLPEAEGLKYPLMCLTQARYSIAWGAIGSAMACYDEALQYAKNRVQFDRPIAGFQIQQEKLVKMLTEITKMQFMTLQLGRLKDNGQAKFYQVSMAKQNNVYWALEIARLARDILGANGIVGEYQAMRHAANLESVKTYEGTHDIHTLIVGEQITGLSAFV, encoded by the coding sequence ATGGCAAAGTTCCAATCGGTCGATTTTCTGGGTTTTGATGCGCTTTTAAGTGAAGAAGAACAGTTGGTGCGGCAAACGGTACGCAGCTGGGTAGATGAACGGGTTCTTCCCATCATTGAAGATTACTACGAGCAGGCACGTTTTCCGATGCATCTGATTCCCGAAATGGGGGAGCTGGGGCTGTTGGGAGCCAATTTACACGGCTACGGAGCAGCCGGATTGAATAATGTGGCCTACGGACTGGCCATGCAGGAATTGGAACGGGGAGACAGCGGTATTCGCAGCTTTGCTTCGGTTCAGGGGGCCCTGGTCATGTACCCGATTTTTTCTTTTGGCAGTGACGATCAGCGCAAACGCTATCTACCGAAACTGGCAAAGGGTGAACTGATTGGCTGCTACGGACTAACCGAACCGGATTTCGGATCCAATCCGGGGGGCATGCGCACCACAGCCGTGGATGACGGCGATTCGTATGTCCTCAACGGGACAAAAATGTGGATTACCAACGGCAGCATCGCCGATGTGGCCGTGGTGTGGGCCAAATTGAATGGAAAGGTGGCCGGGTTTTTGGTTGAAAAGGGAACGCCCGGTTTTGAAACCACGCTTATTAAACACAAACTTTCGCTCCGGGCCTCGGTAACCTCTGAGCTGATTTTTGACGAGTGCCGCATTCCCAAACGGAACCGTCTTCCGGAAGCCGAAGGCCTGAAATACCCGCTGATGTGTCTGACGCAGGCCCGGTACTCCATTGCCTGGGGAGCCATCGGATCGGCCATGGCCTGCTACGATGAAGCGCTTCAGTATGCGAAAAACCGGGTTCAATTCGACCGCCCCATTGCCGGTTTCCAAATTCAGCAGGAAAAACTGGTTAAGATGCTGACGGAAATCACAAAAATGCAATTTATGACGCTTCAACTCGGACGACTTAAAGACAATGGGCAGGCCAAATTTTATCAGGTGTCGATGGCAAAGCAGAACAATGTGTACTGGGCTCTGGAAATTGCACGGCTGGCTCGCGATATTTTGGGAGCCAACGGAATTGTGGGAGAGTACCAGGCGATGCGGCACGCGGCAAATCTGGAATCGGTGAAAACCTACGAAGGGACGCACGATATCCACACACTCATTGTGGGAGAGCAGATTACGGGGCTTTCGGCTTTTGTGTGA
- a CDS encoding DASS family sodium-coupled anion symporter, whose translation MEKRESDVYEFRQKLGFWLGIPVFLIMLFLPVPHGMSVAAWKTAAVASVMVIWWLTEAIPIPATALLPLALFPLLKISNAKTVAAAYGDKNIFLFLGGFLMAMTMEKWKLHRRIALNIIHFLGTSPRKIILGFMVATAFLSMWISNTATTMMMLPIAMAIIYHTETLRRKAGEIITKDDHFNVAMLLGIAYAASIGGIGTIIGTPPNIVFAAAVKKLFPGAPEIDFFQWFLVGFPLVVVFLPMAWVYLVKVALPIRQKDLPGGKEIVAKELKEIGPLSKAEKYTLFWFLVMALGWIFRKNIHAGFVTIPGWSDLLGIAKYVHDSTVAIFVSIFLFLTPVNFKKGIFLLDWEQARGVPWGILILFGGGIALAQGFQVTGLAEWIGHSLAILKAVPLPLMVFLTALMIAMLTEITSNTAIATIFMPIMAATSIGMGEHPFLLMITATIAASLAFMLPVATPPNAIVFGSGYLTVPQMFKVGVILDILGVIVTTIVIYALAIPIFGIVLQQLPAWAH comes from the coding sequence ATGGAAAAGAGAGAGTCGGACGTTTACGAATTTCGGCAAAAATTGGGTTTTTGGTTAGGTATTCCTGTTTTTTTAATCATGTTGTTTTTGCCTGTTCCCCACGGAATGAGTGTAGCGGCGTGGAAAACCGCGGCAGTTGCATCCGTAATGGTGATCTGGTGGCTTACCGAGGCCATCCCCATTCCGGCCACAGCCCTGTTACCCCTGGCGCTGTTTCCGCTGCTGAAGATTTCAAATGCCAAAACGGTGGCCGCCGCTTACGGGGATAAGAATATTTTCCTGTTTCTGGGCGGTTTTCTCATGGCCATGACCATGGAAAAGTGGAAGCTGCACCGGCGCATCGCTCTTAACATTATTCATTTTCTGGGAACCAGTCCCCGTAAAATTATTCTGGGATTTATGGTTGCCACGGCCTTTTTATCCATGTGGATTTCAAACACAGCGACCACAATGATGATGCTGCCCATTGCCATGGCCATCATTTATCACACGGAAACCCTCCGCCGAAAAGCCGGTGAAATCATCACAAAAGACGATCATTTTAATGTGGCCATGCTGCTGGGAATTGCCTACGCCGCAAGCATTGGAGGAATCGGCACCATTATCGGCACGCCCCCGAATATCGTTTTTGCGGCGGCTGTAAAAAAGCTGTTTCCCGGCGCCCCGGAAATTGATTTTTTTCAATGGTTTTTGGTTGGATTCCCGCTGGTCGTGGTATTTTTGCCCATGGCCTGGGTTTACCTGGTGAAAGTTGCTTTACCGATTCGCCAAAAAGATTTACCGGGTGGAAAGGAAATTGTGGCGAAAGAATTGAAAGAAATCGGCCCCCTTTCAAAAGCAGAAAAGTACACACTTTTTTGGTTTCTGGTTATGGCGCTTGGCTGGATTTTTAGAAAAAACATTCACGCCGGATTCGTCACCATCCCCGGCTGGTCCGATCTGCTTGGAATTGCCAAATATGTTCACGATTCAACGGTGGCCATTTTTGTGAGCATTTTTCTGTTCCTCACACCCGTGAATTTTAAAAAGGGAATTTTTCTCCTGGATTGGGAGCAGGCCAGAGGAGTCCCCTGGGGAATTTTAATTCTCTTTGGCGGGGGAATTGCCCTGGCGCAGGGATTCCAGGTTACCGGTTTGGCCGAGTGGATTGGCCATTCGCTGGCCATTTTAAAGGCCGTTCCCTTGCCCCTGATGGTTTTTCTCACGGCACTTATGATTGCCATGTTGACGGAAATTACCTCTAATACAGCCATTGCCACTATTTTTATGCCGATTATGGCAGCAACCTCCATTGGAATGGGGGAGCATCCCTTTCTCTTGATGATTACGGCGACGATTGCCGCATCTCTGGCATTTATGCTGCCGGTGGCCACCCCGCCCAATGCCATTGTTTTTGGATCGGGGTATCTTACGGTGCCTCAAATGTTTAAGGTTGGCGTTATTCTGGATATTTTGGGTGTGATTGTTACAACGATTGTGATTTACGCACTGGCCATTCCGATTTTTGGCATTGTATTGCAACAGCTGCCGGCCTGGGCACACTAA
- a CDS encoding ArsA family ATPase yields the protein MKFLFGGKGGVGKTTTAATAALYWAGRGKTLLVSTDPAHSLSDIFEMSVGGTETEIRPNLFALEIDPESAIHAYKEKIVQQFGRTLQEFHLNLEAYLESIEHNPGAYESAIFDEFAKHLLRNDYETIVFDTAPTGATLRLIFMPDYLNNWIQFLIQSRKGILKLRDMLTREKDPVIETLYQMKSQFEKIGRLLTSEETKFVLVLNPETLAFEETARTIRFLHRFNVPVGGLVVNRVVDDAFPYRGYLASQKRILETIQHKYNRIPQVQIPFLGDEVKGLDRLGQLLPFLEQLFH from the coding sequence GTGAAATTTCTTTTTGGCGGAAAGGGTGGGGTCGGAAAAACCACCACGGCTGCAACGGCCGCACTTTACTGGGCCGGGCGGGGGAAAACACTTCTGGTTTCTACGGATCCGGCGCATTCCCTTTCGGATATTTTTGAAATGTCCGTTGGGGGCACCGAAACAGAAATCAGGCCCAATCTTTTTGCATTGGAAATCGATCCGGAATCGGCCATACACGCATACAAGGAAAAGATTGTTCAACAATTTGGCCGGACGCTTCAGGAGTTTCATCTGAATCTGGAAGCCTATCTGGAATCCATTGAACACAATCCGGGAGCGTACGAATCCGCTATTTTTGATGAATTTGCCAAACATCTTTTACGAAATGATTACGAAACGATTGTGTTCGACACCGCACCCACCGGCGCTACGCTGCGCTTGATTTTTATGCCGGACTATTTGAACAATTGGATTCAGTTTTTAATTCAATCCAGAAAGGGCATTTTGAAATTGCGGGATATGCTGACCCGTGAAAAAGACCCCGTTATTGAAACACTTTATCAAATGAAATCTCAGTTTGAAAAAATCGGCCGGTTGTTAACCTCGGAAGAAACAAAGTTTGTACTTGTTCTCAATCCAGAAACCCTCGCCTTTGAAGAAACCGCACGTACCATTCGCTTTTTGCATCGTTTCAATGTTCCGGTAGGCGGCCTGGTCGTCAATCGGGTCGTGGATGATGCCTTTCCCTACAGAGGTTATCTCGCCTCTCAAAAAAGAATCCTTGAAACCATTCAACATAAATACAATCGCATTCCACAGGTGCAGATTCCCTTTTTGGGGGATGAAGTGAAAGGTTTGGATCGGTTAGGGCAGTTGCTGCCCTTTCTTGAGCAATTATTTCATTGA
- a CDS encoding carbon starvation protein A, with protein MGSAYLMILALVLFGFAYTFYGRFVAKRLGIDPERPTPAHTMTDGVDYVPAKVPILFGHHFASIAGAAPIIGPITAAVFGWIPVYLWILLGSIFIGGVHDTSAIVASIRHQGKSIGEIIEEHVGESGKKLFLIFAWATLVLVVAVFTIVVAKTFVSVPAAATASVLFLVLALFFGAAVYRYHLHVGIATLIGVILLFSCVYIGLVFPIQLSTTVWIYILLAYIFVASVTPVWILLQPRDYLNSFLLYALILGAVLGIFIGNPKVQLVAYSQFHTDLGYLFPILFVTVACGAISGFHSLVGSGTTAKQLDRESDARIIGYGGMLTEGLLAVVSLTAAAVLLKSDYAAFLTKSGGGPIALFSVSVGNFMTALGIPVHVGKTFAALAVSAFALTSLDTATRLSRYAFQEFFEKTGEVKQSVLAKNRFIGTTVSVFFGGALALSGQWKAIWPIFGSANQLLAALALLAVSVWLAQLGTKNAFTRYPMYFMFAVTLTALINLIVKNMLSHDFLLMAMAVLLFIIAVVLAIQAYTSMQKGHKAATGEAGSPR; from the coding sequence ATGGGTTCGGCGTATTTGATGATATTGGCACTGGTTCTGTTTGGTTTTGCCTACACATTTTACGGCCGTTTTGTAGCCAAACGCCTGGGAATCGATCCTGAGCGACCCACACCGGCACATACCATGACGGATGGTGTGGACTACGTTCCGGCAAAAGTTCCCATTCTTTTCGGACACCATTTTGCATCTATTGCAGGGGCCGCTCCAATAATCGGGCCGATTACAGCAGCGGTTTTTGGCTGGATTCCGGTCTATTTGTGGATTTTGCTGGGCTCCATTTTCATTGGCGGCGTACACGACACATCCGCCATTGTGGCCTCCATCCGGCACCAGGGCAAATCGATCGGTGAAATTATTGAAGAACATGTGGGGGAAAGCGGAAAGAAACTGTTTCTCATTTTTGCCTGGGCCACGCTGGTGCTGGTAGTGGCTGTCTTCACCATTGTTGTGGCAAAAACATTTGTGTCGGTACCGGCGGCGGCAACGGCCTCCGTGCTATTTCTGGTGTTGGCGCTCTTTTTTGGTGCGGCTGTGTACCGTTACCACCTGCATGTGGGAATTGCAACCCTGATCGGTGTGATTCTTTTATTCTCCTGCGTGTACATCGGATTGGTTTTTCCCATCCAGCTTTCCACAACGGTGTGGATCTACATTTTGCTTGCGTACATCTTTGTTGCTTCGGTTACCCCCGTGTGGATCCTCCTGCAGCCGCGGGACTACTTGAATTCATTTCTGCTGTACGCCCTTATTCTGGGGGCCGTTCTGGGTATTTTTATCGGGAATCCGAAGGTACAACTGGTAGCCTATTCTCAGTTCCACACGGATTTGGGGTACCTGTTTCCCATTCTCTTTGTGACCGTTGCCTGCGGGGCGATTTCCGGTTTTCATTCGCTGGTGGGTTCGGGAACCACAGCCAAACAGCTGGACCGGGAATCCGATGCCCGAATCATCGGGTACGGAGGGATGTTGACGGAGGGGCTTCTGGCCGTGGTTTCACTTACCGCAGCGGCGGTTTTGTTAAAGTCTGATTACGCGGCTTTTCTGACCAAATCCGGCGGCGGACCCATCGCGCTTTTCTCGGTTAGCGTAGGCAATTTTATGACCGCACTGGGAATCCCCGTGCACGTGGGAAAAACATTTGCCGCATTGGCCGTTTCGGCCTTTGCCTTAACCTCTCTGGACACCGCCACTCGCCTTTCGCGCTACGCCTTTCAGGAATTCTTTGAAAAGACGGGGGAGGTGAAACAATCCGTTCTGGCCAAAAATCGGTTTATCGGAACAACGGTGAGTGTCTTCTTTGGCGGTGCTCTGGCCCTTAGCGGACAGTGGAAGGCCATCTGGCCGATTTTCGGATCGGCAAACCAGCTTTTGGCGGCTCTGGCTTTGCTGGCCGTTTCGGTTTGGCTGGCTCAGTTGGGAACCAAGAATGCGTTTACACGCTACCCCATGTACTTTATGTTTGCCGTTACACTGACCGCCCTGATCAATTTGATTGTAAAAAACATGCTCAGTCACGATTTTCTTCTAATGGCGATGGCTGTTTTGTTGTTTATTATTGCGGTTGTTCTGGCGATTCAAGCCTACACCAGCATGCAAAAGGGGCATAAGGCGGCCACCGGGGAAGCAGGCTCGCCCAGATGA
- a CDS encoding LemA family protein, with the protein MAKKSKTWIWVLGVIIILLLIIYVQFKNTYNTLVQLDEQVKSAQSEIENQLQRRYDLIPNYVETVKGYAAHEKDVLVKITEARSRMGSASTLGEKLQANDQLNSALARLMVVVENYPNLKANENFIRLQDELAGTENRIAVARRRYIQAVQVYNQTVRKFPTNLIAGMLGFREKEQFKTVKAAQQAPKVNFKNQ; encoded by the coding sequence ATGGCAAAGAAGTCAAAAACCTGGATTTGGGTTTTGGGTGTCATCATCATTTTGCTGCTAATTATTTATGTTCAATTTAAAAACACGTACAATACATTGGTTCAGTTGGATGAACAGGTGAAAAGCGCCCAGTCGGAAATCGAAAATCAATTACAGCGCCGCTACGACTTAATCCCAAACTACGTGGAGACCGTGAAAGGATACGCCGCTCACGAAAAGGATGTTCTGGTAAAAATTACGGAAGCACGTTCCCGAATGGGCTCGGCGTCTACGCTTGGCGAAAAATTGCAGGCCAATGACCAATTGAATTCAGCTCTGGCCCGCTTGATGGTCGTGGTTGAAAATTACCCCAATTTAAAAGCCAACGAGAATTTTATTCGGCTTCAGGATGAATTGGCGGGTACGGAGAATCGCATTGCAGTGGCCAGACGGCGGTACATTCAGGCTGTTCAGGTGTATAATCAGACCGTGCGGAAATTCCCAACCAATCTTATTGCAGGTATGTTGGGATTCCGTGAAAAAGAACAGTTTAAAACGGTGAAGGCGGCCCAGCAAGCGCCAAAGGTCAATTTCAAGAATCAATGA
- a CDS encoding TPM domain-containing protein translates to MKQTRSLKTRFITIILVLFLPAILLGKETFPKPVGYVNDFANVIPPDYRAKITRICLEVKEKTGAEIAVVTVDSVGPDYTPTEYANLLFEKWGIGQKGKDNGVLLLDAIKERYVWIEVGYGLEGILPDGLVGEIRDRYIVPYLKQGRRGEAYLNGVRAIAGVIAKNAGVQITGSVQMPVQRPLTSRKKRDKYRSLFWLLFWLFFIIVPIFGRKSKKKRSGFWGPWFWGGGGFGGGGGGFGGGASGGGGAGGGY, encoded by the coding sequence ATGAAACAAACACGCAGTTTAAAAACACGATTCATTACGATCATACTGGTCCTATTCCTGCCGGCAATTCTTCTGGGAAAGGAAACCTTCCCCAAACCCGTCGGTTACGTCAATGACTTTGCAAATGTGATTCCGCCTGACTATCGGGCCAAAATTACCCGGATTTGTCTGGAAGTCAAGGAAAAAACGGGAGCGGAAATTGCCGTTGTTACGGTTGATTCTGTTGGTCCCGATTACACGCCAACCGAATATGCCAACCTCCTGTTTGAAAAATGGGGAATCGGGCAGAAGGGAAAGGACAACGGCGTGCTGCTGCTGGATGCCATCAAAGAACGCTACGTGTGGATAGAGGTCGGATATGGACTGGAAGGGATTCTTCCCGATGGGCTGGTGGGTGAAATCCGTGACCGCTATATTGTTCCCTACCTGAAGCAGGGCCGCCGGGGGGAAGCCTATTTGAACGGGGTTCGGGCCATTGCCGGTGTTATTGCCAAGAATGCCGGGGTTCAGATTACCGGAAGTGTTCAGATGCCCGTACAACGGCCGCTGACCTCGCGCAAAAAAAGGGATAAATACCGGTCGCTTTTTTGGCTTCTCTTCTGGCTGTTTTTCATTATTGTGCCTATTTTTGGCAGAAAATCGAAGAAAAAGCGCTCCGGATTCTGGGGGCCCTGGTTCTGGGGCGGGGGTGGATTTGGCGGCGGAGGCGGGGGCTTCGGCGGAGGAGCTTCCGGCGGCGGAGGCGCCGGCGGAGGATATTGA
- a CDS encoding type III pantothenate kinase produces MKDLLLTIDIGNTHTVLGFFRERKLVAHWRLTSSVNRTEDESWMMLRLFCESSHFRADEIAGVVISSVVPNLTPVFAQMTRNYMGIEPLVVSSALELPIQIAYQNPRAVGADRICDAVAGFHSYGGPLIIVDLGTATTFDVITENGEYLGGAIAPGIETSAIDLFRRAAKLFPVQFEFPERIIGRNTKESIQAGIMFGAVQQVDGIVKTIIDELNTDKKVHVVGTGGLAGVILNRSKTIEKVEPFLTLDGMRLIYENISA; encoded by the coding sequence ATGAAAGACCTTCTCCTGACCATTGACATTGGGAACACACACACGGTGTTGGGCTTTTTCCGGGAGAGGAAATTGGTGGCCCACTGGCGCCTGACCAGCAGCGTGAATCGAACCGAGGATGAGTCCTGGATGATGCTCCGGCTTTTTTGCGAATCGTCTCATTTCCGGGCGGATGAAATTGCCGGCGTGGTTATTTCGTCAGTCGTTCCCAATTTAACCCCGGTATTTGCCCAGATGACCCGAAATTACATGGGGATCGAGCCCCTGGTTGTCAGTTCGGCTCTGGAATTGCCCATTCAGATTGCCTACCAAAATCCCCGTGCCGTAGGGGCCGATCGAATTTGCGATGCGGTAGCCGGTTTTCATTCTTACGGCGGCCCGCTGATTATTGTCGATCTGGGAACGGCCACCACGTTCGATGTGATCACCGAAAACGGGGAATATCTGGGCGGAGCCATTGCCCCCGGTATTGAAACCTCGGCCATCGATTTGTTCCGGCGGGCGGCAAAATTATTTCCGGTTCAGTTTGAATTTCCGGAGAGGATTATCGGACGCAACACAAAGGAAAGCATTCAGGCCGGAATTATGTTTGGTGCCGTGCAGCAGGTGGATGGCATTGTAAAAACCATCATCGATGAATTGAACACCGACAAGAAGGTTCATGTTGTGGGCACGGGGGGATTGGCCGGTGTTATTCTAAACCGCTCGAAAACCATCGAAAAAGTGGAACCCTTTTTAACTCTGGACGGCATGCGGCTGATCTATGAAAATATATCTGCCTGA
- a CDS encoding biotin--[acetyl-CoA-carboxylase] ligase has translation MCTEQNIPWQLILLESVDSTNTFLLNLPSDKKKEGLVVRAKMQTQGRGRLGRRWESPREKGLWFSVLLKQVLRADKNYLLPFSAALAVARALKKIEGCDPEVKWPNDVLIHRKKVAGILLEQRGRPVPGTFLVVGIGINTHQTAEDFSEAYGNHATSLQLACGKRVDDEDLFGEILNQLAVFYSHYKQGNEKYIRQSFFKAGRYWGETVRLAQGNRVYEGTALGINSRGGLVLQIGDRERSFFAGDLLLNEWW, from the coding sequence TTGTGTACGGAGCAAAACATTCCGTGGCAGCTTATTCTGCTGGAAAGCGTCGATTCAACCAACACGTTTCTTCTGAATTTGCCTTCAGACAAAAAAAAAGAGGGGTTGGTTGTTCGGGCAAAAATGCAGACGCAGGGCCGGGGGCGCCTGGGACGGCGGTGGGAATCGCCCCGGGAAAAGGGATTGTGGTTTTCGGTTTTGCTGAAACAAGTGCTTCGTGCGGATAAGAATTATCTTCTTCCGTTTTCGGCCGCCCTTGCAGTGGCCCGTGCTTTGAAAAAAATAGAGGGGTGTGATCCGGAAGTCAAGTGGCCCAACGATGTGTTGATCCACCGGAAAAAAGTCGCGGGTATTTTGTTGGAACAACGGGGAAGACCCGTGCCCGGCACTTTTCTTGTGGTGGGGATTGGCATCAACACGCATCAAACAGCAGAAGATTTTTCAGAAGCCTATGGGAATCACGCCACCTCTCTTCAACTGGCATGCGGCAAACGGGTGGATGATGAAGATTTATTTGGGGAAATATTAAATCAACTGGCTGTTTTTTATTCACATTACAAACAGGGAAATGAAAAATACATTCGGCAGTCTTTTTTTAAAGCAGGCCGCTATTGGGGTGAGACGGTCCGCTTGGCTCAGGGGAATCGGGTTTACGAGGGAACAGCCCTGGGGATCAATTCAAGGGGAGGATTGGTATTGCAGATCGGAGACAGGGAACGTTCCTTTTTTGCGGGCGATCTCCTTTTAAACGAGTGGTGGTAA